The Symphalangus syndactylus isolate Jambi chromosome 11, NHGRI_mSymSyn1-v2.1_pri, whole genome shotgun sequence genome contains a region encoding:
- the PRDM14 gene encoding PR domain zinc finger protein 14: MALPRPSEAAPQDKVCYPPESSPQNLAAYYTPFPAYGHYRNSLATVEEDFQPFRQLEAAASAAPAMPPFAFRMAPPLLSPGLGLQREPLYDLPWYSKLPPWYPIPHVPRDVPPFLSSNHEYTGASSGDPGHQIIGGDNESGPCCGPDTLIPPPPADASLLPEGLRTSQLLPCSPSKQSEDGPKPSNQGGKSPARFQFTEEDLHFVLYGVTPSLEHPASLHHAISGLLVPTDSSGSDSLLQTLDKDSLQLPEGLCLMQTVFGEVPHFGVFCSSFIAKGVRFGPFQGKVVNASEVKTYGDNSVMWEIFEDGHLSHFIDGKGGTGNWMSYVNCARFPKEQNLVAVQCQGHIFYESCKEIHQNQELLVWYGDCYEKFLDIPVSLQVTEPGKQPSGPSEESAEGYRCERCGKVFTYKYYRDKHLKYTPCVDKGDRKFPCSLCKRSFEKRDRLRIHILHVHEKHRPHKCSTCGKCFSQSSSLNKHMRVHSGDRPYQCVYCTKRFTASSILRTHIRQHSGEKPFKCKYCGKSFASHAAHDSHVRRSHKEDDGCSCSICGKIFSDQETFYSHMKFHEDY; the protein is encoded by the exons ATGGCTCTGCCCCGGCCAAGTGAGGCCGCGCCCCAGGACAAGGTGTGCTACCCGCCGGAGAGCAGCCCGCAGAACCTGGCCGCGTACTACACGCCATTCCCGGCCTATGGACACTACAGGAACAGCCTGGCCACCGTGGAGGAAGACTTCCAGCCTTTCCGGCAGCTGGAGGCCGCAGCGTCTGCTGCCCCCGCCATGCCCCCCTTCGCCTTCCGGATGGCGCCTCCCTTGCTGAGCCCGGGTCTGGGCCTACAGAGGGAGCCTCTCTACGATCTGCCCTGGTACAGCAAGCTGCCACCGTGGTACCCAATTCCCCACGTCCCCAGGGACGTGCCGCCCTTCCTGAGCAGCAACCACGAGTACACGGGTGCCAGCAGTGGAGATCCGGGCCACCAAATCATTGGTGGCGACAACGAGAGTGGCCCGTGTTGTGGACCTGACACTTTAATTCCACCGCCCCCTGCGGATGCTTCTCTGTTACCTGAGGGGCTGAGGACCTCCCAGTTGTTACCTTGCTCACCCAGCAAGCAGTCAGAGGATGGTCCCAAACCCTCCAACCAGGGAGGGAAGTCCCCTGCTCGGTTCCAGTTCACGGAGGAGGACCTGCACTTCGTTCTGTACGGGGTCACTCCCAGCCTGGAGCACCCAGCCAGCCTGCACCATGCGATTTCAGGCCTCCTGGTCCCCACAGACAGCTCTG GATCTGATTCTCTTCTTCAAACTCTGGATAAAGACTCCCTTCAACTTCCAGAAG GTCTATGCCTCATGCAGACGGTGTTTGGTGAAGTCCCACATTTTGGTGTGTTCTGCAGTAGTTTTATTGCCAAAGGAGTCAGGTTTGGGCCCTTTCAAGGTAAAGTGGTCAACGCCAGTGAAGTAAAGACCTACGGAGACAATTCTGTGATGTGGGAG ATCTTTGAAGATGGTCATTTGAGCCACTTTATAGATGGAAAAGGAGGTACAGGGAACTGGATGTCCTATGTCAACTGTGCCCGCTTCCCCAAGGAGCAGAACCTAGTTGCTGTGCAGTGTCAAGGGCATATATTTTATGAGAGCTGCAAAGAGATCCATCAGAACCAAGAGCTTCTTGTGTGGTATGGAGACTGCTATGAGAAATTTCTAGACATTCCCGTGAGCCTTCAGGTCACAGAGCCGGGGAAGCAGCCATCTGGGCCCTCTGAAG AGTCTGCAGAAGGCTACAGATGTGAAAGGTGTGGGAAGGTATTTACCTACAAATATTACAGAGATAAGCACCTCAAGTACACCCCCTGTGTGGACAAGGGCGATAGGAAATTTCCCTGTTCTCTCTGCAAACGATCCTTTGAGAAGCGGGACCGGCTTCGGATCCACATTCTTCATGTTCACGAGAAGCACCGGCCTCACAAG TGTTCTACATGTGGGAAATGTTTCTCTCAGTCTTCCAGCCTAAACAAACACATGCGAGTCCACTCTGGAGACAGACCATACCAGTGTGTGTATTGTACTAAG AGGTTCACTGCCTCCAGCATACTCCGCACACACATCAGGCAGCACTCCGGGGAGAAGCCCTTCAAATGCAAGTACTGTGGTAAATCTTTTGCATCCCATGCTGCCCATGACAGCCATGTCCGGCGTTCACACAAGGAGGATGATGGTTGCTCATGCAGCATCTGTGGGAAAATCTTCTCAGATCAAGAAACATTCTACTCCCACATGAAGTTTCATGAAGACTACTAG